The proteins below are encoded in one region of Scyliorhinus torazame isolate Kashiwa2021f chromosome 16, sScyTor2.1, whole genome shotgun sequence:
- the poll gene encoding DNA polymerase lambda isoform X2 — MEPRGIVKAFRKVKRAQDVPPETDGVSQKKAKPDEVNKEAGLSGLTAYIVQAGIGKARTEIFQKQIVQNGGDVSLAFCSAITHVIIDDGMDCERAFRLLKLKVLPPNVQLVRSTWLSLCIAEKRVLSTAGYSVFISDRYLQPELRVKTQGSGGEGQQEDTEISCQSGTMSKAKLNCTEAEKTIVEQLRETTPEENSETGQASAAQLSEDDGEGGSDVEDDGISEHDLQALISGNSHSPSVSNPSESAVSGKWVCARSSESKMQNHNKPITDILEVLSAAYTYQGDKWRALGYAKAINALKSYQKPVASFQEACKIPGIGKSMAEKIREILQSGHLRKLDYINESVPVLETFSNIWGAGVKTAQMWYQQGFRTLDDIHTKASLTKQQTIGLKHYHDFLDRMPRDEAAEIEKTVSDMAHSINPTLIALACGSYRRGKLTCGDVDVLITHPDGKSHLGVFTKILAGLRDTGRRHRVTHGTPGLPVRCGSVQFTKCLDAAVMLSVY; from the exons ATGGAGCCTCGGGGCATCGTAAAGGCTTTTCGGAAGGTGAAACGAGCGCAGGATGTCCCACCAGAAACTGATGGAGTGTCCCAGAAGAAAGCAAAGCCGGATGAAGTCAATAAAG AGGCCGGGTTGAGTGGATTGACAGCGTATATTGTCCAAGCAGGGATCGGTAAGGCTCGGACTGAAATCTTTCAGAAGCAGATTGTACAGAATGGTGGGGATGTCAGCCTTGCTTTCTGCTCCGCCATTACCCACGTGATCATCGATGATGGGATGGATTGTGAGCGTGCCTTTCGCCTCCTGAAGCTGAAGGTGCTGCCTCCCAATGTCCAGCTCGTGCGATCTACCTGGCTCAGTTTGTGCATTGCGGAGAAGAGAGTTCTAAGCACTGCGGGTTACAGCGTCTTCATCTCAGACAGATACCTGCAGCCTGAACTGCGGGTCAAGACCCAAGGGTCAGGGGGTGAGGGTCAACAAGAGGACACAGAGATCAGCTGTCAAtcagggaccatgtcaaaggccaaGTTGAATTGTACAGAGGCAGAAAAAACTATTGTTGAGCAGCTAAGAGAGACCACACCTGAGGAAAACAGTGAAACTGGACAAGCCTCTGCAGCACAG TTATCGGAAGATGACGGTGAAGGTGGAAGTGACGTTGAGGATGACGGAATCTCTGAGCATGACCTGCAAGCACTGATCTCTGGGAACAGCCATTCTCCCAGTGTGTCTAATCCGAGTGAATCAGCTGTCAGTGGCAAGTGGGTGTGTGCTCGCTCATCCGAAAGTAAGATGCAAAACCACAACAAACCCATCACAGACATCCTGGAGGTGCTGTCGGCTGCTTATACATATCAAGGTGACaagtggagagcgctgggatacgcCAAGGCCATTAACGCCCTGAAAAGTTACCAGAAGCCAGTGGCTTCCTTTCAG GAAGCCTGCAAGATCCCTGGCATCGGCAAAAGCATGGCTGAGAAaatcagagagatactacagagtggGCACCTGCGCAAGCTTGACTACATCAATGAGAGTGTGCCAGTGCTGGAGACCTTCTCGAATATCTGGGGAGCTGGTGTGAAGACAGCCCAGATGTGGTACCAACAG GGATTCAGAACTTTGGATGATATTCACACGAAAGCTAGTCTCACTAAGCAGCAGACGATAGGCCTCAAACACTACCACGATTTCCTGGACCGAATGCCCAGGGATGAGGCTGCAGAGATTGAAAAAACT GTGAGTGACATGGCTCACTCGATTAATCCGACCCTGATTGCTTTGGCCTGTGGTTCCTATCGACGTGGGAAACTCACCTGTGGGGATGTGGACGTTCTCATCACACATCCAGATGGAAAATCGCACCTAGGTGTCTTCACTAAGATCCTTGCTGGGCTCAGGGACACAG
- the poll gene encoding DNA polymerase lambda isoform X3, which produces MEPRGIVKAFRKVKRAQDVPPETDGVSQKKAKPDEVNKEAGLSGLTAYIVQAGIGKARTEIFQKQIVQNGGDVSLAFCSAITHVIIDDGMDCERAFRLLKLKVLPPNVQLVRSTWLSLCIAEKRVLSTAGYSVFISDRYLQPELRVKTQGSGGEGQQEDTEISCQSGTMSKAKLNCTEAEKTIVEQLRETTPEENSETGQASAAQLSEDDGEGGSDVEDDGISEHDLQALISGNSHSPSVSNPSESAVSGKWVCARSSESKMQNHNKPITDILEVLSAAYTYQGDKWRALGYAKAINALKSYQKPVASFQEACKIPGIGKSMAEKIREILQSGHLRKLDYINESVPVLETFSNIWGAGVKTAQMWYQQGFRTLDDIHTKASLTKQQTIGLKHYHDFLDRMPRDEAAEIEKTVSDMAHSINPTLIALACGSYRRGKLTCGDVDVLITHPDGKSHLGVFTKILAGLRDTGIFIPPRDSSSSNDQ; this is translated from the exons ATGGAGCCTCGGGGCATCGTAAAGGCTTTTCGGAAGGTGAAACGAGCGCAGGATGTCCCACCAGAAACTGATGGAGTGTCCCAGAAGAAAGCAAAGCCGGATGAAGTCAATAAAG AGGCCGGGTTGAGTGGATTGACAGCGTATATTGTCCAAGCAGGGATCGGTAAGGCTCGGACTGAAATCTTTCAGAAGCAGATTGTACAGAATGGTGGGGATGTCAGCCTTGCTTTCTGCTCCGCCATTACCCACGTGATCATCGATGATGGGATGGATTGTGAGCGTGCCTTTCGCCTCCTGAAGCTGAAGGTGCTGCCTCCCAATGTCCAGCTCGTGCGATCTACCTGGCTCAGTTTGTGCATTGCGGAGAAGAGAGTTCTAAGCACTGCGGGTTACAGCGTCTTCATCTCAGACAGATACCTGCAGCCTGAACTGCGGGTCAAGACCCAAGGGTCAGGGGGTGAGGGTCAACAAGAGGACACAGAGATCAGCTGTCAAtcagggaccatgtcaaaggccaaGTTGAATTGTACAGAGGCAGAAAAAACTATTGTTGAGCAGCTAAGAGAGACCACACCTGAGGAAAACAGTGAAACTGGACAAGCCTCTGCAGCACAG TTATCGGAAGATGACGGTGAAGGTGGAAGTGACGTTGAGGATGACGGAATCTCTGAGCATGACCTGCAAGCACTGATCTCTGGGAACAGCCATTCTCCCAGTGTGTCTAATCCGAGTGAATCAGCTGTCAGTGGCAAGTGGGTGTGTGCTCGCTCATCCGAAAGTAAGATGCAAAACCACAACAAACCCATCACAGACATCCTGGAGGTGCTGTCGGCTGCTTATACATATCAAGGTGACaagtggagagcgctgggatacgcCAAGGCCATTAACGCCCTGAAAAGTTACCAGAAGCCAGTGGCTTCCTTTCAG GAAGCCTGCAAGATCCCTGGCATCGGCAAAAGCATGGCTGAGAAaatcagagagatactacagagtggGCACCTGCGCAAGCTTGACTACATCAATGAGAGTGTGCCAGTGCTGGAGACCTTCTCGAATATCTGGGGAGCTGGTGTGAAGACAGCCCAGATGTGGTACCAACAG GGATTCAGAACTTTGGATGATATTCACACGAAAGCTAGTCTCACTAAGCAGCAGACGATAGGCCTCAAACACTACCACGATTTCCTGGACCGAATGCCCAGGGATGAGGCTGCAGAGATTGAAAAAACT GTGAGTGACATGGCTCACTCGATTAATCCGACCCTGATTGCTTTGGCCTGTGGTTCCTATCGACGTGGGAAACTCACCTGTGGGGATGTGGACGTTCTCATCACACATCCAGATGGAAAATCGCACCTAGGTGTCTTCACTAAGATCCTTGCTGGGCTCAGGGACACAG
- the poll gene encoding DNA polymerase lambda isoform X5, translating into MEPRGIVKAFRKVKRAQDVPPETDGVSQKKAKPDEVNKEAGLSGLTAYIVQAGIGKARTEIFQKQIVQNGGDVSLAFCSAITHVIIDDGMDCERAFRLLKLKVLPPNVQLVRSTWLSLCIAEKRVLSTAGYSVFISDRYLQPELRVKTQGSGGEGQQEDTEISCQSGTMSKAKLNCTEAEKTIVEQLRETTPEENSETGQASAAQLSEDDGEGGSDVEDDGISEHDLQALISGNSHSPSVSNPSESAVSGKWVCARSSESKMQNHNKPITDILEVLSAAYTYQGDKWRALGYAKAINALKSYQKPVASFQEACKIPGIGKSMAEKIREILQSGHLRKLDYINESVPVLETFSNIWGAGVKTAQMWYQQGFRTLDDIHTKASLTKQQTIGLKHYHDFLDRMPRDEAAEIEKTVSDMAHSINPTLIALACGSYRRGKLTCGDVDVLITHPDGKSHLGVFTKILAGLRDTEISSN; encoded by the exons ATGGAGCCTCGGGGCATCGTAAAGGCTTTTCGGAAGGTGAAACGAGCGCAGGATGTCCCACCAGAAACTGATGGAGTGTCCCAGAAGAAAGCAAAGCCGGATGAAGTCAATAAAG AGGCCGGGTTGAGTGGATTGACAGCGTATATTGTCCAAGCAGGGATCGGTAAGGCTCGGACTGAAATCTTTCAGAAGCAGATTGTACAGAATGGTGGGGATGTCAGCCTTGCTTTCTGCTCCGCCATTACCCACGTGATCATCGATGATGGGATGGATTGTGAGCGTGCCTTTCGCCTCCTGAAGCTGAAGGTGCTGCCTCCCAATGTCCAGCTCGTGCGATCTACCTGGCTCAGTTTGTGCATTGCGGAGAAGAGAGTTCTAAGCACTGCGGGTTACAGCGTCTTCATCTCAGACAGATACCTGCAGCCTGAACTGCGGGTCAAGACCCAAGGGTCAGGGGGTGAGGGTCAACAAGAGGACACAGAGATCAGCTGTCAAtcagggaccatgtcaaaggccaaGTTGAATTGTACAGAGGCAGAAAAAACTATTGTTGAGCAGCTAAGAGAGACCACACCTGAGGAAAACAGTGAAACTGGACAAGCCTCTGCAGCACAG TTATCGGAAGATGACGGTGAAGGTGGAAGTGACGTTGAGGATGACGGAATCTCTGAGCATGACCTGCAAGCACTGATCTCTGGGAACAGCCATTCTCCCAGTGTGTCTAATCCGAGTGAATCAGCTGTCAGTGGCAAGTGGGTGTGTGCTCGCTCATCCGAAAGTAAGATGCAAAACCACAACAAACCCATCACAGACATCCTGGAGGTGCTGTCGGCTGCTTATACATATCAAGGTGACaagtggagagcgctgggatacgcCAAGGCCATTAACGCCCTGAAAAGTTACCAGAAGCCAGTGGCTTCCTTTCAG GAAGCCTGCAAGATCCCTGGCATCGGCAAAAGCATGGCTGAGAAaatcagagagatactacagagtggGCACCTGCGCAAGCTTGACTACATCAATGAGAGTGTGCCAGTGCTGGAGACCTTCTCGAATATCTGGGGAGCTGGTGTGAAGACAGCCCAGATGTGGTACCAACAG GGATTCAGAACTTTGGATGATATTCACACGAAAGCTAGTCTCACTAAGCAGCAGACGATAGGCCTCAAACACTACCACGATTTCCTGGACCGAATGCCCAGGGATGAGGCTGCAGAGATTGAAAAAACT GTGAGTGACATGGCTCACTCGATTAATCCGACCCTGATTGCTTTGGCCTGTGGTTCCTATCGACGTGGGAAACTCACCTGTGGGGATGTGGACGTTCTCATCACACATCCAGATGGAAAATCGCACCTAGGTGTCTTCACTAAGATCCTTGCTGGGCTCAGGGACACAG